In Flammeovirgaceae bacterium 311, one DNA window encodes the following:
- a CDS encoding hypothetical protein (COG3209 Rhs family protein) — translation MNYSRYSTVILLLLFCALFGCSTDKPAAFSYAYEIDKYYGDPADPKNYRSTSYYSTDDMLLRTAGSEIGCTDFIYDDSGKLMEKQWSRNCTHVNRREFMIYDDSGNLLGSYPTRDSLVNLDTVSYEQVFFYDEANRLVQERIQKFTNSDGEKLETWRHYKYDGEKVKEEVTTFNGNTIWNGVYVYNAEGKLSAIHRTRASLTEDEFFIYDAGGKLLEKRISSTENPVRPETSFSADNNRRVYEYESDNFLGREIIYNHKNKRELVINYIKTNKRS, via the coding sequence ATGAACTACAGCCGCTATTCTACTGTGATACTACTCCTGCTCTTCTGCGCTCTTTTTGGATGCAGCACAGATAAACCAGCAGCGTTTAGTTATGCATATGAGATCGATAAGTACTATGGCGATCCCGCTGATCCGAAAAACTACCGTAGTACCAGCTACTACAGTACAGATGATATGTTACTTCGCACAGCAGGAAGTGAGATAGGCTGCACTGATTTCATCTACGATGATTCTGGAAAGCTAATGGAGAAACAATGGAGCAGAAACTGCACTCATGTGAACAGAAGAGAGTTCATGATTTATGATGATAGCGGTAATCTTCTCGGCAGTTACCCCACCCGTGATTCTCTGGTAAATCTTGACACTGTATCTTATGAACAGGTCTTTTTTTATGATGAAGCTAATCGGCTCGTACAAGAGCGGATACAGAAGTTTACTAACTCTGACGGTGAAAAATTAGAAACATGGCGTCATTACAAGTATGACGGTGAAAAAGTTAAAGAAGAGGTAACTACCTTTAATGGTAATACTATCTGGAATGGTGTCTATGTATACAATGCTGAAGGTAAACTCTCTGCTATTCACAGAACACGTGCAAGCCTTACCGAAGATGAATTCTTCATATATGATGCTGGCGGGAAGCTGCTGGAAAAAAGAATTAGCAGCACCGAGAATCCTGTCAGACCCGAAACGAGTTTCAGCGCAGATAATAATAGAAGAGTATATGAATATGAATCAGATAACTTCTTAGGCAGAGAGATCATTTACAATCATAAAAATAAAAGGGAGCTAGTCATCAACTACATTAAAACAAACAAAAGAAGCTGA
- a CDS encoding allergen V5/TPX-1 family protein (COG2340 Uncharacterized protein with SCP/PR1 domains), with the protein MKKLSILLPLFLMSFTSNDPITGWTYAELEKADTGWSASYLSLEERNTIKLMNIARMDGRRFFDTYIKDYVIKLNTNWYSVDTTGYYYTSLKEDLYKTKNLPLLYPDRLLFEAAKYHAVDMGKSGQLGHESNDGTSFYNRLKRITGTEYSVSENCAYGSSKAMDIVFQLLHDEGVESLGHRHNILNQSSKSVGVAIRSHKVYRYNCVMDFSNEPAKQK; encoded by the coding sequence ATGAAAAAACTAAGCATCCTGCTTCCCTTGTTCCTGATGAGCTTCACATCAAATGATCCAATTACTGGATGGACTTATGCAGAGCTCGAGAAGGCTGACACTGGCTGGAGTGCATCATACTTAAGTTTAGAAGAGCGAAATACCATCAAATTGATGAATATTGCTAGGATGGATGGGAGGAGATTCTTTGATACCTATATCAAAGACTATGTAATAAAGCTTAATACCAACTGGTACAGTGTAGATACTACTGGCTACTACTACACCTCCCTAAAAGAAGACCTATACAAGACAAAGAATCTACCGCTACTTTATCCTGACCGTTTGCTGTTTGAAGCAGCTAAGTATCATGCTGTAGACATGGGAAAAAGCGGTCAATTAGGTCATGAATCAAATGATGGCACTAGTTTTTACAATCGGTTAAAGCGTATAACAGGAACGGAGTATAGCGTATCGGAAAATTGTGCTTATGGCAGTTCTAAAGCTATGGATATAGTTTTTCAATTGCTCCATGACGAGGGAGTAGAGTCACTTGGGCATAGGCATAATATTTTGAATCAGTCGAGCAAATCTGTTGGAGTAGCAATCAGAAGCCATAAAGTATATCGCTATAACTGTGTGATGGACTTTAGTAATGAACCTGCAAAGCAGAAGTAA